The following is a genomic window from Campylobacter lari subsp. lari.
TAGTTTTGATATGCAAAAAATGCAAGGAGACAATATATGGGGACTTGATGTAGCAAGATATGGAGATGATAAGAGTGTTTTGGTCAAAAGAAAAGGTTTTGTTGTAGATGAGATTAAAAAATATAGTGGGCTTAGTATTAGTGCTTTAGCAAATGTTGTTTTAGCAGAATTTAATAAAGACAAGGAAAAGCCACGAGGTATTTTTATAGATACTTGTGGGCTTGGAGTTGGTGTATATGATATATTGAGTGATTATGGCTTGCCTGTATTTGATGCCAATTCTGCAAATTCTGCAACTAGCAATGAATACTTAAACAAAAGAGCGCAAATGTATTTTACTTTGGCTAAAAACATAAAACATATGCAAATTATCAAAGATGATGAGCTAAAAAAAGATTTACGCATGATTGAATATGAGTATTCTGACAAGGGGCTTTTAAAGATAAAGGCAAAAGAACAGATAAAAAAAGATTACGGAAAAAGCCCTGATACTAGTGATGCTTTAGCTTTAACTTTCTTTGAAAAATTGCACCCAAAAAACAATACTAGTGAAGATTGGAGTTATGATGGCTGGTGAGTTTTTAATGGTATATGAGAATATAGATCCGCTTAAGATTAAAGAGTTAGCTAAGAAAGAAGATGATGTTATAAAAATAATTTTGGCTAAGTGGATATTAGATCTTTTTGGGGGTTTTAGAAATATTTCTAAAAAGCAATACAAAAGAGAAATGGTGAAAATTTTAAAAGAAAAAGGTGTGAGTGATGATGATATTGCTAAGCTAACAAAGCTTAGTAAAGTTACCATATGGAGAATTAATAATGAGAAATAAAGAAGAAAAAATTACATATTTAGTAAAACTTATAAGTGAAAGTAAAAATGCTTATGAAAAATACAAGCCTTATTTTTCTGCCTTGCAAGATGCATATTTATTAAAAAATGAAAAAAAAGAAATTTATGAAAAAAGAAACAAATCTTGCATCTTTATACCAAAGATTAATGCAAAAATTAAATATTTAATAACTGCTTTAAATGATGTGTATTTTAACAGTGAGAGAATGGCAGATATTGAAAGTTATATTAATTCAGATGAGCAAATTATAGCTATGTGGCAAAGAGCTTTAGATTTTTATACAGGAGAAATTAATTTATTTAAGCTCTTTCAACCTTTATTTTTAGATGTTTTAACAACAGGAACATCTATAGCAAAAGTAACTTGGCACAAGGGTATGCCTCGTATTGAAAGAGTTGGTATAGATGAGGTTTATTTTGATCCAAATGCTTTAAATAATGATGATATTAGTTTTATCGTAAATGAGATTTATCTTTCACACGCACAAATTAAGCAAAGGCAAAAATTAGGATTTTATCAAAAGACAAATATAGATGTGCATTTTGACAAAAATGAAGAGTTTAAAAAGGTTAAGTTATATGATATTTATGTGAAAAAAGATGATGATAAATGGGTTGTTTCAACACTTTTAGAAGAGGAATTGCTACGCGATGATGTGGTTTTAGAAGATGGACAGCCTTTTGTTTGGGGGTCAATGCTTCCACAATTAAAAACAATAGACAATGAAGAATATGTGTGTGCTTATGGCGAGCCTGTTATGTCAAGCGCATTGTCTTTACAAAAGGAAATAAATATTACAAGAAATCTTTTAATAGATGCAATGAGAAGTGCATTAAACCCAAAAATAATACTTCAAAAATCTGCCGGAGTTTCAAGAGAAGACTTAGAGACTGTTGGTAAGCCAATATATCTTACAGAGCCTTCAAGTGTTGGTTTTTTACCAACACCGAATATAAGTAGCTCGGGAGTTAATTTAGAACTCTTAGAGAGTGAAATCACAGAGGTTACGGGTGTTAGCCCACAAAATAACGGCGCGCAAACTGCACAAAATGAAACTGCTACTGAAATTAGCATAAAAGCACAAGAAGGTGGTCGAAGAAGTGCTGATTATATTAGATCATATAATGAGACTTTTGTAGAGCCTTTGTTTGATAGATTTGCAAAACTAGTATTTAAGTATGGAAATGATGAATTTTTTAATGGGTTTACAAGAGAGGATATACCTAGTTTTAGATTTAATATACAAACAGGTACTGGAGCTATGAATAAAGAAGTTAGAAGGGCAGGACTTCAAGCAAGTATGCAAGTATTTTCACAACTTTATCAAATGTATATGAGTATAGGTGATATGCAAAGTGCATATGGAATTGTTAAAGCTAATGAAGAGTTAGTTAAAGAACTTTTGCCTATTTTGGGGATAAAAAATGTCAATTCTTTATTTGCTTTCAACAAGGGTATGCAATGAAGATTTTATTGGATTTAAATTTTGATATACAACAAACAAAAGGAGGTAAGAGGCTAGTTGATTTTATAGATAAAAAATACCAAGAATGTTTTGCAATGGCAAAAAACCAACAACAAACAGCAGAGTATAGGCTAAAAGCTTTAGAGCAAATGGCTTTTTTAGACACGATAATAAATTTACTAAAGGAAGAAGATGATGAATGAACAAATGAATGAAAATGATGCTTTAAATGAACTTTTAAACTCACTTAATGACAATGAAGAAACCATTCAAAACAAAGAGGAAGGACAAGAAGTAGAGCAAGTAGAACAAGATGAACAAAATAATCAAGATTTATCTAAACTTTTAAAAGAGCAAGCAAATGAAATTAAAACCTTAAAAGAAAGCTTAGCACTACTTAATAATAAAAATAAGCCAAGTAAAGAAGAAGAAGAAAGGAAAGAGTATTTAAAGCAATTAGGGCTTGATGGAATTGATGAAAGGCTCAAAAAGCTAGATGAATTAGAAGCAAAAGCTAAGCAAAAAGATGAGGAAGAAAGCTTGCGTGCTAAATACATGGAGATTGAAAGAACAATTAGAAAAGAGTATCCAAATGCTGATTTGAAAACTATGGGAGAATTAGCAAACAAACTTGGTGGATTAGCAAGTGGAGATTTACAAAGCTGGAGAACACTTTTGGCTATGGTTTATAAAAAAGATACTGGTAAAAAGGCAGATGAGAGCTTACCTAGATCAAATTACGCAGGTGGTGAGAGTGATTTTAACTCAAAAATAAAAAAAGGTGATGATATTTCTAATATTGATTTAGGAAAAGAATTATTATCTTTAGCATAAAGAGGGGTATTTAATGAATTACGCAGCATTGATGAATAATGGTTTTGATTTTTCAAAAAACTTAGTTAAAGCTCAGGCTCCAAAGGCTGGTGGTTTTTCATTTACTGATTTTCTAAGTAAAGGTTTTGATAATTTTAGTAAATGGGGGAATAAAGAAATAGCAAAAAATGGAGCAAGAACTAATTTTGATAGGCTTATAGACCTTGGTGGGCTTGCCGGAGGACTTTGGGGCGGATATGAAGAGCAGAAAATGGCAAAAAAGAATTTTGAGCTTCAAAAAGATGCTTACAATTTTAACAAATACTTAGCACAAGAGGAGCTTAGAAGAAGACAAAATAGAGAAAATAACTTAAAAGAAGTTTGGGCTAGTTAAAGTTTATGGATTTAAGAGTTTGTGTTTTTAAAGGGTAAATCTTAACCCCTCCTTTTTATAAGGAAGGGCTTTGCCTATTATTGCTAGTTTGCGTTGACAACAATAGTGCAAAGTAGTATAATAACTATTAAGATTTGTAGCATCTTATTTCCACCGCCTTTCTAGGTGGTAAATTAGTGCTAAGGGTGGCGACCCTTGGCACCACACCCTTTATAATTATACACAAACCTTTCTTAAATCCTTTATTTTAGATATTAAATAAAGGTAAAAAAATGGCACATTATAACCCACAACAAGTAGTATTTAATCCAAGTCTTGGTGTAATCCAAAATGCAGGAAAAGTAGGCGGAGTTTTATACGACAGTATGAAACAATATAGAGAAGAAGAAAACAAAAGAAGACTTTTGGCGCAGCAAGATGAAGAATTAAAAGCTCGACAAGAGCAAAATGAGATTAATAATGCTTTTTTAAATAATAATTTATTGCAAAAGGAAAGAGCTTTTGAGTATGCTATGGAGCAAGATAGAATAAAGAATAATTTAGCTTTGCAAGATTTGCTTTTTAAAAAAGAAAAAATAGACTTAGAACAAGCAAAAGAACAAAAACAAAACCAACTTTTAGCAGAACAAGCAATGCTTAATTTACCAAGTTATACAAAGTCAAATCCGGAGATGAGAGCAATAGAAGAAAGATTTAATACCATAAAAAAAGCCGGTGGCAGTTCTTATTATGATGGGCAAGGGCTTTTGGGCGGAACTTGGCAAAATATAAAAGGACTTTTTGGAGCAGATAATATAAATGATGCTCAAGATAGCTTATTTAAATTTATGAGTGATGGTATTTATAATGAAAAAGTTAGAAGAGATACAACTTATAACAGAACAAGGCATGATGAAATTTATAAAGAGCCTTCAGCTTGGAAGCCACAAACCATAAATGCTAAAGAATTTGAAAGAATAACAAGAGATTATATAGCTGTTAATGAGGCTAAGATTAATGCTTACTATGATGAGCAAATGGCAAAGATTTCTAATTTAAAAAATCCTTACATTAATCATCTTTATGAAGAGCAAAGACAAAAAAGTTTAAAAGGTTTTAGAGAGGGTTTAGCAAAAAAGCTTAGTGATTATTATATTAAAGATGGAAAGTATGACAAACCTAGCGAAAAAGCAATTACAGTAGAAAATCAAAAAACAAAAGAGGCTCAGCAAAATTCTCATAACTTATTAGCGTTTGCTAATAATCAAAAATTTTATGATGTGAATTTAGGAGGCTTTGAGGCACAAATTTCTGAACCTGATTCCAATGGAAATGTTATTTTAATCAACAGCGTAGGAAAAAGAAAACAAGTAAGCTTGGAAGAACTAAGAAAAGAGGGGTTAGTAAAATGAGCATAAGAGAATTTTTAAAAGAAAAACCAAGAGAAAGTGATATTTTAGCTTTTTTGCAGCAGGATAATAAAGATAAGAATGATTATTTAGATGAGTTAAGAAATGACATAGATAAAGCAATTACACAAAATAGAAATAATATCTCAATATATAACATACAAGACCAAAATCTAACAAATCCACTCGGCCATATTAGTCAATACAAGCGAGATTTGTATGATTATGAAAATAATCAGGAAATGAATGCTGATGATTTAAGTGATTATATTTTAGATAAACAATCTCAATTTAATGCTTCTAAACCTATTTTTGCTGATGATAACGAAGTGGCGAGAAAAAGCAATCAGTTTATGAGAGATTTAGGAGATGAGCTTCAAAAATCCGGAAGAGGAAAACTTTTACAAGATAGCGATGGTTCATATTGGGTTAAAGATGTAAAAGGTAATTATGCTAAGGTTCAAGGAAGCCTAATAGGTGACTTATATCGTGGGATTAGAGATAATGGTGCTAGTGTAGCACTAGGAACAGCAGGTGCAATTGGCGGTGGTATGTTAGGTGGTGGAGTTGGTATGGTCGCTGGGGGTGCATTAGGTGCATCTTTAGGAGCTGGATATGATTATTATGGGAACACAAAAGATACAAATCAGGAAGCAAATTTAAAAGAAGCTCTTATGCTTATGGGGGAAAATGCTGGACTTTCTTTAGTTGGAGATGCAGCTTTCGCCGGAGTAGCTAAAGGTGCAAGAACTTTAAAAAATACATACGCTATGGCAAAAACAGGGTCAGCTGTCGGCAAAGATATGATAGATGGGATAGCTGTTAAGGGAAATAGAGTTATTGATAAAATCAGTCAAAAAGATATTCCCATAGTTGGCAAGTTTAGTGATGGTGGCTTGCAAAATGCTGAAACAATTTTTAACAATCTTACAAAAAATGTGGAAAATAAAGCCCAAATTGATGAATTAATATTAAAAGAAAACCCAATATACTTAGAAAATGGAAAACCTACAATAGAAATATTAAAAAACCTTGTTGAGCAAGGACTTAACAAAAACAATCCGCAATTTATACAAGATAGTGCTAAAAGAACAAGTGCTATTTTAAAAAATATTTCTAATGCTTTGTCGGGTTACCCCACTACACAAAGAAGAGAAATACTACTAAAAGCAGCACAAGCGTATCCTGAAATAGGTAGTTTTTTAGATGATGTTTTAAAAGCTGATAAAGATGCTAGCATTTCTTTTTTAAACATAGTTAAAGAACAAGATGAGATGTTTAAGAATAAAACTGGTTTAAGTGGGGAGTTTGATGTTAAGGCTTGGCAAAAAGATAATAGCTCTTATAAAAAAAGAATTAATAATGAATATGCTCAAGCTATAAAAAGTATAGATGAGCTTAACAACGGCTCAATAAGGTTAAGCAAAGAAGATTTAGCAAAGATTGAAGAGTTTAAAAACAACAATTTTTTAGAGCAAGATATAAAAACAAATATTAGTAGCTTTCTAGAAGATGCTATTGATAAAGACTTAAGTGCTGAGCAAATATTTAACTTAAGAAGTGCTATAAATAAGCAATTAGCCACAGGAAACAAGACATATAATACTAAAGAAGCTTATAGACTAGTAAAAGATACTTTAGATGAAACTATGATAAAAAATGCAAGTGATAAAGAACTAGCAAGGAAGATTTTAGAAGATGCTAATAAAAACTATGCGTTAAAAGAAAATTTTAATAATAGTTATCTAGGAAAAATAAAAGACCAAGAAACGCCCGAAGCGCTCGCACAAAGAATAGCTAATGGTGCTAGAAATATCAATGAAGATAAGGATTTAAAAAGAGCTTTTGAAGGTATGAATGAAGCAGAGCGAAAAGCAAATGAAAAACATGTTTTTAATGCATTACTAGCAAAACATAGAATTGAAGATATAGGATATGATTTTAAGAGCCTAGCAAAAGATATGGATAATGTAGAATTTGTAAGTAAAGACTTAAAATATGCAAAAGAAGTAGTAAATGTTTATGCAAAAATTTATCAAAACAATAAAGACTTAATAATGACGGCTTTAGCTAGTAGTGGCAAAAAAACAAATTCTGCAATGGCTACAACAATAAGTGGTGTTTTTGATAGAATATTAATAAGCGGTGTTTTTGCTAGAATACATGCTTTAGCTCCTTTTATGAAAAGTGCTAAAGAGCAAGCGTTAAGAAATCAAATATTAGATGCATTAAAACTTGCTAAAACCAACAAGCAGATTATAAAAAATCTCAAAAACATAAAAATATCAAATCCAGAACAAAGTAAAATCTTTAAAGATGCTTTGGATAATTATATTAAAGTAGATAAAGAGCAAAATAAAATATTAAAAGATGCACTAATAAAAGAAGGGCTTATCAAAGGCGATAATTTTTATATGGATAAGCCTAATCCTAAGGATAGTTCTTTAAAATTTATAGGCAAAAATGGTAAAGAATATATTATAGATAAAAATGCCAGAAGCGAATGGATGAAAACTTTTAATCTTAAAAGTATTGATGATGATTATATCCCTAATATGCCAAATGAAGTAAAAATGGCTTTAAAAGATAGAGAAATAAAGCTTACTAAGGGGAGTTTGTTAAAACTAGTTGAAAGAGATAGAATTAAATATATACCACATATAAAAGATACTTTAGAAAATCCACAAGTAGTCTTAAGAGATAAGGATGATTTTGTATTTATTAAAAACATAGATAACCAAACTTATTTTACAAGCATAGGTAAAGATTATGAAACGCATTTAACTATAATTAGCAATTCGCCTAAAAAGCAAAATAATATAAGAAATAAAATGAAAAATGCTAAAGTAGTGTATTATAATAATGCGAGAGCCTTACCGACATCTAGGGCATCTTCAGAGACAAAACAAGTGTCGTTCTCTAATGGAAATTCTACCCAAGATAAGCCTAAAGAAAACTTAATTGAGAAATTAAAGGAGGATAGGAAAAACAAGAAAAGAGTTAAAGAAAAACTTGATGAAAAAATTAAAAATCAAAAAGAGAGCGATGAGGATAAATGGAAAAGATTTGATAATTTTTTAAAAGAGAATAAAGACTATAATCTTGATGTTATGGGTAATTTAGATGTTGTCACTAGAGAATTTATACTCAATGCTAAAAAAAAGACACATAAGGGCAAAAAAGCTGATATACCTGATCTAATGCGTTCTAAAATAGAAAATGAATTAAACATCAAGCCTTTAAAAGAATTTGGAAAAAATTACGCAGAGTATTACCATGATGGAAAGGGTGCTTTGCAAAAATTACTCATTGAAAAACAAGGACAAGTAGCAGGTGCCTTTCATAGAAAAGACTTAGGGGATATTGATTTGGTTTGGGGAGATGGTAACTTTGGATTAAGTCATATTGTTAATCGAAGAGAAGAAGATTTTATTAAGCAAGGGCTAAATAAAATAGAAGCAAAAAATAAAGCTTTAAATTTTATAAAAGAAATAGAAAATATTATAAATAATGGAAATGTAAAAAAGGGTAATAATAGAGCTTTTATTGATACTAAGAATAGTAGAGTTATGGTAGCACTTGATTATAAAGGTAAAGATAAAAAGTGGATTATAACTGCATATAATTTTTATTAATATTATCGCCCCTAGCTCAGCCGATACGCACTGAAGCTAGGCTTAATACTGACACTTTAAGCGTGAGTAGTGCCAATGGCGATTATTAATTATATCATAAATCCATATAATATTTTAAAATTAAAAGATGTTGGAATTGTTGCTGTTTTTGAAAAGATTTAAGAGAAAAAGCAAGAAGGTAGCAACTCTCTTGCTTTTATAAAGGGCGAGATTCTGCCCTTAAACTCTTAATTAAAATTCTAACAAACAAAGCTAAAAACAAAATTAAGTTAGCTTTGATTTGTCTTGTTTTTTAAATGTAAATTAATTTTTAGGTTTGCTTTTTATAGAGTCAAATACTTTAGGCAAAAGTGTCAACACTCCGAGTATAAAAGAAAAATAAGCACCATCATTATGTCCATTAAGTATAAGATACAATCCAACACTTATACTAGCAATAGTTATAAGCAGAAAAGATACCATTCCAAAGCCATTCCAAAGATGATAAGATTTTATATCTTTTCTTCTAATCTCTAAGTTTTTATTTTCTAAATCTAATATTTTATTGTCGTTATCTTTTTTATATTCTAAAGATTTTTCTAGCATTGTCATAGTTCTATCTGCTAAATCTGAAGGAAGTTTTGCTATAGCATTGAGCTCATTTTCCATAAGAAAATTAAACTGAGTATTGAAAGTTTGAGGTGGAATTTCTTTATTTTGATTTTCTTGTTTAATAGTATTAGGTGTTTTTTGTTTTTGCGATTTTTTCAATTTGTTTCTCTCTAAATTCAATATTTTCTTTATATAACTTTGCTTGTTTTTCTCTTATAATAGCATTTAAATCCCATAGATTAAAGCATTCATTTTTTATAGGTCTGCCTATAAAACCATCTACAAAAGCTTGTGTTTTTGTCATTTTGTTATTCCTTTTTTTACACACTTATTATATAATATCACAAAATAATTAATATTTTATTGTGTTTAAGAATAAAGCAAAAAACATTCCTATTTATATTCTATACCTATTTTATAAAAGGTTTTATAGATTTTGAAATTTCATCTAAAACTTTTGCTTTTTCATAATTAATAAGCCAACTATTTACCCAGCCGGGTATAGAATTTGTTTGTCTCCAATTGGTTACGCCGGTATAGCTCATTTTAACCATTTCAGAAAAATCTTTTTTGCTTAAACTGATTGATTTTAATTTATTCTCAAATTCATCATAATTCATTTTAACACCTTTACAAATAAAATATTTATTATTTTACAAAAAAACAACTAAAATATTTATAAAATTATTGACAATATAACTAAATAATGTTATAATTTACTCATAAAACAAATGATTTATTTGTTTTAAATCAAAACAAAGGGAAAAAATGGAAAAATTAGCTGTAATTAATGGCGTAGGTGTAGAGTTGGAGGTAGCCAACGACCAAGTAACGACTACCTCTTTAAGTGTGGCGGCGGTTTTTAATAAACGCCACGATAATATTATAGCAAAAATTAATGAATTACCACAAGATGAGTTTAACGCCCTTAATTTTAAGGCGGTTGAATATAAAGATAAAAAAGGCGAGTTAAGACCTTGCTACAACCTAACTCGTGATGGTTTTTCTTTACTTGTTATGGGTTTTACAGGCGAAAAAGCCTATAAATTCAAAGTTGAGTTTATCAAAGCTTTTAATGAAATGGAAAAATGCTTAAAAAACTTAGAACAAGAGCAAATGCAAAAACTAGCTTTTAGACAAAGCTTAGGTTACAAATCTCAACTTAAACAGCAAAAGCTAAAATATGAAAATGAGATTAAAGCTTTAAAGTATGATTTAGAACATAAAAACGAGTTAAGCTTTAAAAGAAAACTTAGCGATGAAGAATTATTAGAGCTTAGGAAATTTCTAGCAAAAGATTATGAAATAGTTTGTTTTAAAAAATGGGAGTATATGTTATTTGCTGAAAGCATTTCAAGAAAAAACTATAAACTAGACAAAGCAAATGGTTTTTGTATTTATAAAAGTATAGAAGAAAAGTTTAATTCTAGGCTTGATTATTATAAACATTATGATGAATATGAAGAAAAGTGGGGTAACTTATTAAGAAGGTAAAAGTTTTTTAATTTATTTCAAAATATACTAGTTTTGAAATAGCCATTTTTGTCAAAATCTCCAAAAAATATCAAAGGAGATTTTAAAATGGCTTTGTCATCTATGGACTTTACCCCACCAGCAACACAAAATGTTAAATTAAAACCTAGTGTATATGAAAAGATTATACAAATAGGTGCAAGCGAGACACCACTTTTAAACAAAATAGGCACATCAAGTGTTACAAGCCCACTGTTACATTCTTGGCTTACAGACACATTAGCAGATCCAAAGAAAAATGCTAATTTGGAATTAAGTAAATTTAATGGCGAAACAAAAAACACAACTCAAAAAACATCTAATGCAACACAAATTTTTATTACAGAAGTTTCAGTTACCACAGCTTTAATGAAGGCTAAACAATATGGCGGTAATGAGATGGAATATCAAGTTGGTAAAAAGACAAAAGAGCATAAAAGAGATATAGAATATGCTTTGTTTGGATTAGGTCGTGATGATGATGCAAAAGTGTCAGTGTTTAAAGAGCATATTCAAGCGCAAAATGGCGTAAGTGGAGAAATGGCAGGGTTGTTTCACTATATAGCAAAAGGACAAACAAACTTTAGAGATGGAAAAAGAGGCAATGTATTAGCATTTGATGAAGCAAAAGATTGGAGCGGAACTCCTAGCTTGCTTACTGAAGATAAATTAAGTCAAATTTTACAAAGCATTTGGGATAGTGGTGCCACACCTAAAGATGTATTTTTAGGAGCTAGTTTAAAACCGGCTATTAATAAACTCGCTACTAGGATTTTTGGAAATGAGAAAAATCTAGTTGGAAATGTTATGAGTCTTGAGACAGATTTTGGAACAATCAATTTTCACTTACATAGACTATTAAGCCCTAAATATGGATTAGGTGATGTTTTAATAGCAGGTGATTTTGAGTTTATGAAACACGGGCTTTACATTCCTACTTTTATTGAAGATGTACCTACTGATGCAACAGCAAAAGCAAAAAGATTTTACACTCAAAGCACATTAGAAGTAAGAAATGCTGATGCATTTGCTATAGGTGTTGGGCTTAGTAGTGTAGAAGGTGGAGCTTTAAAGCTTAAAAAATGAAAAGTGTATTAGTTAGGGATATTATCTTAAAGAAAATGTCCAAAGAAAGAACTAGTGTTGATGATAAATTTATAAAAGCCTATATTATGGAGGCTTTTTATTATATTTGTGGCAAATGTGAGCCTAGCGTACTCACTAAAACCATAAGAGAAGATGACCAAGTGGTCTTAAGAAACACTAGAAACAATGCATTTTTGATAGTCCCTGATGAGCCAAATTTTGAAGATGAACAAGAACATTTAATGATAGATGAAAGCCTTTGCTACGCTGTTATTAATTATGTATGTTTTTTGATGAGCAAAGGCGAAAATGTGATGTATTTAAAGCTTTGCAATGAAATTATCAATGATTATATTAGTAACGATGGAAAGGAGCTTGAAAATGCACACTTGTGATACATATAAAAAATTTATCAGAGCAAAGAGTTATGATGATTATGAAAAAAGTATTACAAACTTAGATTTTATAGCTTATTTGGATACTAAAAAATGGCTTGAAGCAATGGATGATTTGTTGTTATTTTGCCAAAGAAGAATAAAAGATAGCGATTTTTATACAGGGGAGTAAAATGGTAAGTTTGGCTGAATTGAAAACAGGCAAAGAAAAGCTAGAATTAATTAATCAAATTTTATTAAGAATTGATACTATAGCTAGAGCTTTAGACAATACAAGACTTGATGAAATTGTCGGTTTAAAAGAGAGCGTGAATTCTTTACACGAACAAACACTAGAACTAAAACAAGAAGTTTTAACAATGTATACTAGTTTTAGTGAAAATAAAAAAGATTTTGATACTAAATTTTCTAGTGTTAATGAAAAATTTAGCATTATGCAAGAGCGTTTTAGTTTTATAGAGCAAGTTTATAATGATTTTTCAAGTTCTAAAGAAGAACTTGAGTTTATAAAAGGCTTTATAGAAGAAAATAAACCTGTATTTGAAAGCTTAAAAGATGATTTATCTAAATATGAAAGTATGAAGATAGATCTAGAAGTCATTATCACAGAAGCTACAAATAATACAAAATTATCAAAAGAATATTTTGAATTAAGCTCAAAAATAAAAGATGATATTTTAAGAGAATTAGAACATTGTAAAGATTTGGTGCAAGAGTTAAACTATAGTGCTGATGAGCTTAGGGGACTAAAGCCAGAGCTTTTGCAGATAAAAAAAGAAGTAAACGAGCTTTCATCGCAAGCTAGTAAAGTAGTTTTA
Proteins encoded in this region:
- a CDS encoding portal protein produces the protein MRNKEEKITYLVKLISESKNAYEKYKPYFSALQDAYLLKNEKKEIYEKRNKSCIFIPKINAKIKYLITALNDVYFNSERMADIESYINSDEQIIAMWQRALDFYTGEINLFKLFQPLFLDVLTTGTSIAKVTWHKGMPRIERVGIDEVYFDPNALNNDDISFIVNEIYLSHAQIKQRQKLGFYQKTNIDVHFDKNEEFKKVKLYDIYVKKDDDKWVVSTLLEEELLRDDVVLEDGQPFVWGSMLPQLKTIDNEEYVCAYGEPVMSSALSLQKEINITRNLLIDAMRSALNPKIILQKSAGVSREDLETVGKPIYLTEPSSVGFLPTPNISSSGVNLELLESEITEVTGVSPQNNGAQTAQNETATEISIKAQEGGRRSADYIRSYNETFVEPLFDRFAKLVFKYGNDEFFNGFTREDIPSFRFNIQTGTGAMNKEVRRAGLQASMQVFSQLYQMYMSIGDMQSAYGIVKANEELVKELLPILGIKNVNSLFAFNKGMQ
- a CDS encoding PBECR2 nuclease fold domain-containing protein; its protein translation is MSIREFLKEKPRESDILAFLQQDNKDKNDYLDELRNDIDKAITQNRNNISIYNIQDQNLTNPLGHISQYKRDLYDYENNQEMNADDLSDYILDKQSQFNASKPIFADDNEVARKSNQFMRDLGDELQKSGRGKLLQDSDGSYWVKDVKGNYAKVQGSLIGDLYRGIRDNGASVALGTAGAIGGGMLGGGVGMVAGGALGASLGAGYDYYGNTKDTNQEANLKEALMLMGENAGLSLVGDAAFAGVAKGARTLKNTYAMAKTGSAVGKDMIDGIAVKGNRVIDKISQKDIPIVGKFSDGGLQNAETIFNNLTKNVENKAQIDELILKENPIYLENGKPTIEILKNLVEQGLNKNNPQFIQDSAKRTSAILKNISNALSGYPTTQRREILLKAAQAYPEIGSFLDDVLKADKDASISFLNIVKEQDEMFKNKTGLSGEFDVKAWQKDNSSYKKRINNEYAQAIKSIDELNNGSIRLSKEDLAKIEEFKNNNFLEQDIKTNISSFLEDAIDKDLSAEQIFNLRSAINKQLATGNKTYNTKEAYRLVKDTLDETMIKNASDKELARKILEDANKNYALKENFNNSYLGKIKDQETPEALAQRIANGARNINEDKDLKRAFEGMNEAERKANEKHVFNALLAKHRIEDIGYDFKSLAKDMDNVEFVSKDLKYAKEVVNVYAKIYQNNKDLIMTALASSGKKTNSAMATTISGVFDRILISGVFARIHALAPFMKSAKEQALRNQILDALKLAKTNKQIIKNLKNIKISNPEQSKIFKDALDNYIKVDKEQNKILKDALIKEGLIKGDNFYMDKPNPKDSSLKFIGKNGKEYIIDKNARSEWMKTFNLKSIDDDYIPNMPNEVKMALKDREIKLTKGSLLKLVERDRIKYIPHIKDTLENPQVVLRDKDDFVFIKNIDNQTYFTSIGKDYETHLTIISNSPKKQNNIRNKMKNAKVVYYNNARALPTSRASSETKQVSFSNGNSTQDKPKENLIEKLKEDRKNKKRVKEKLDEKIKNQKESDEDKWKRFDNFLKENKDYNLDVMGNLDVVTREFILNAKKKTHKGKKADIPDLMRSKIENELNIKPLKEFGKNYAEYYHDGKGALQKLLIEKQGQVAGAFHRKDLGDIDLVWGDGNFGLSHIVNRREEDFIKQGLNKIEAKNKALNFIKEIENIINNGNVKKGNNRAFIDTKNSRVMVALDYKGKDKKWIITAYNFY
- a CDS encoding Rha family transcriptional regulator, which produces MEKLAVINGVGVELEVANDQVTTTSLSVAAVFNKRHDNIIAKINELPQDEFNALNFKAVEYKDKKGELRPCYNLTRDGFSLLVMGFTGEKAYKFKVEFIKAFNEMEKCLKNLEQEQMQKLAFRQSLGYKSQLKQQKLKYENEIKALKYDLEHKNELSFKRKLSDEELLELRKFLAKDYEIVCFKKWEYMLFAESISRKNYKLDKANGFCIYKSIEEKFNSRLDYYKHYDEYEEKWGNLLRR
- a CDS encoding SU10 major capsid protein codes for the protein MALSSMDFTPPATQNVKLKPSVYEKIIQIGASETPLLNKIGTSSVTSPLLHSWLTDTLADPKKNANLELSKFNGETKNTTQKTSNATQIFITEVSVTTALMKAKQYGGNEMEYQVGKKTKEHKRDIEYALFGLGRDDDAKVSVFKEHIQAQNGVSGEMAGLFHYIAKGQTNFRDGKRGNVLAFDEAKDWSGTPSLLTEDKLSQILQSIWDSGATPKDVFLGASLKPAINKLATRIFGNEKNLVGNVMSLETDFGTINFHLHRLLSPKYGLGDVLIAGDFEFMKHGLYIPTFIEDVPTDATAKAKRFYTQSTLEVRNADAFAIGVGLSSVEGGALKLKK